The nucleotide sequence TTAAAAGAATACGAAGCAAAAATTTTGGGTGCCGAAGAGCGCATTTCTAAAATCGAAGCCGAAATTTACGAAAAATTCATCATGTGGTGTGCGCAGTATATTCAGCCGGTGCAAATGAATGCCCACCTAGTGGCGCAATTAGATTGCTTGCAATCATATACTCAATTGGCTACCGAAAATCAGTATGTACGCCCAATTATTGAAGAAAATCATGTGTTGGATATCAAAGAAGGACGCCACCCAGTTATTGAAAAACAATTACCTGTGGGCACGCCCTATATTTCAAACGATGTGTATTTAGATACGCATTCGCAGCAAATCATCATGATTACAGGACCCAATATGTCGGGTAAATCGGCTATTTTGCGACAAACTGCACTCATTGTTTTGTTGGCGCAAATGGGAAGTTTTGTTCCGGCAAGTGCGGTAACAATGGGGATTGTTGATAAAATATTCACGCGTGTGGGTGCTTCAGACAATATTTCAATGGGTGAATCTACCTTTATGGTGGAAATGAACGAAACCGCATCAATTCTTAATAATTTAACCAATCGCAGTTTGGTTTTGTTAGATGAAATTGGCCGCGGAACATCAACCTACGACGGAATTTCTATTGCTTGGGCAATTGCAGAATACATCCACGAACATCCGCAAAAAGCAAAAACATTGTTTGCAACGCATTATCATGAATTAAATGATATGCAGGAGCAATTCCACCGAATTAAAAACTTTAATGTATCGGTTAAAGAACTCAAAGACAACGTGCTGTTTTTAAGAAAGTTAATCCCAGGGGGTAGCGCACACAGTTTTGGTATTCACGTAGCAAAAATGGCCGGAATGCCCAATTTAGTGGTTCAAAAAGCACAAAAAATATTAAAAAAATTAGAAGCAAGTCACAAAACCGAAAATACGACTAAAGCGTTGAAACAAGACGACTTGCAATTATCAATTTTTAAATTAGATGATCCAATTTTAGAAGAAATTCGCGATGAAATAACTCATCTAGACATCAATACCCTTACTCCGGTTGAAGCCTTGATGAAATTAAACGAAATCAAAAAAATGGTTTCCAAAAAATAGGATTCTATCGATTATTTAATTACTGCTTGCAAACAATTTAGTTTCAACAACTCTGCATCTTTTTACAAAATAAAACGAGTTGTAGTTGAACACAAAATATTTGGCAAAAAGCAATTTGAAAAATAGCATAAAAAACCTACTAAATAATTTTCATTAAATCAATTACATATACTATTTTTGCACCTTAAAAACAACATACAACAATAATGAGTACATCTAAACAAATTCAATCGGCGTTAATTTCAGTATTTGACAAAAATGGATTAGAACCGATTGTAAAAGAATTGCATAAAAACAACGTAACTATTTACTCAACAGGCGGTACCGAAACGTTTATCAAAGATTTGGGCATTCCTGTTGTTCCGGTTGAAGACGTTACATCGTATCCATCGATTTTAGGCGGACGTGTAAAAACATTGCACCCTAAGATTTTTGGTGGAATTTTGAACCGTCAGGACAATGAAACCGACGTGCAACAAATGATCGATTATGCCATTCCACAGATTGATTTAGTTATTGTTGACTTGTATCCGTTTGAAAAAACAGTTGCATCGGGTGCTGATGAAGCAGCAATTATCGAAAAGATTGATATTGGGGGTATTTCGTTAATTCGTGCAGGTGCTAAAAATTTTAAAGACACAGTGATTGTTGCATCGGTTGATGAATATGAAACCTTTTTAAATTTTTACACTTCAGAGAATGGAGCTACAACGCTGGCTCAACGCAAATATTTGGCGGCAAAAGCATTCCATGTATCATCGCATTACGACGGTGCTATTTTCAATTATTTCAACCAAGAAATAAACGAACCTGTGTTAAAAATAAGCCAAGGCGAAGCACAAACATTGCGTTATGGAGAAAACCCACATCAAAAAGGAATTTTCTTTGGAAATTTTGATGAAATGTTTGAAAAGTTACACGGAAAAGAGTTATCTTACAACAATTTATTAGATGTGGATGCTGCCGTTAACTTAATGAACGAATTTAAAGGCGATGCTCCTACTTTTGCTATATTGAAACACAACAATGCGTGTGGTGTGGCACAAAAACCAACTATGAAAGAAGCTTATTTGGCTGCTTTGGCTGGCGATCCCACATCTGCTTTTGGCGGTGTTTTAATTGCAAATGGCAATATTGATAAAGAAACAGCAACAGAAATTAACAACTTGTTCTGTGAAATTGTAATCGCTCCTAGTTATGACGCAGACGCAGTGGCAATTTTACAAGAAAAGAAAAATAGAATTATATTAATTATCAAAGATATTGAATTGCCAAAAACACAAGTTAGAACGTGTTTAAACGGAATTTTGTTTCAAGATAAAGACAATGTAACAGATACTAAAGAACATTTAACCAACGTTACAACTTTAGTGGCTGATACAAAACAGATTGAAGATTTATTGTTTGCTTCTAAAATTTGCAAACACACCAAATCAAACACAATTGTTTTAGCAAAAAACAAAGAGTTGTGTGCTTCGGGAACCGGGCAAACATCTCGCGTAGATGCATTAAAACAAGCAATTGACAAAGCAAATGCGTTTGGTATTGATTTAACCGATGCAGTAATGGCAAGCGATGCATTTTTCCCATTCCCAGATTGCGTGGAAATTGCAAAAAAAGCCGGTATTGCAGCAGTTATTCAACCAGGCGGATCAATTAAAGACAATTTAAGCATTGATTATTGTAACGAAAACCAAATGGTTATGGTAACCACAGGTATCCGTCACTTTAAACATTAAAAAATAGAACGGAATAGTTTAACTTAACACCATTTTAAAAATTATATGGGATTTTTTGATTTCATGACCGAGGAAATCGCTATGGACCTTGGTACTGCAAATACGTTAATAATACACAACGGAAAAGTTGTGGTTGACAGTCCTTCGATTGTTGCCCGCGACCGTGTTTCTGGAAAAATAATTGCTGTGGGTAAAGAAGCCAGCTTAATGCAAGGAAAAACCCACGACAACATTAAAACTATTCGTCCGTTAAAAGATGGTGTTATTGCAGATTTTGATGCTTCTGAAAAAATGATCAGTTTGTTCATTAAAAGCATTCCCGCATTAAAAAAACGCTTATTTACACCAGCATTGCGCATGGTGGTTTGTATTCCTTCGGGAATTACAGAGGTGGAAATGCGTGCGGTGAAAGAATCATGCGAACGTGTGAACGGTAAAGAAGTTTATTTAATACACGAACCAATGGCAGCAGCTATTGGTATTGGGGTGGATATTATGCAGCCCAAAGGAAACATGATTGTTGATATTGGTGGTGGTACTACCGAAATTGCCGTTCTGGCATTGGGCGGTATTGTTTGCGACAAATCGGTAAAAATTGCCGGTGATGTGTTTACAAACGACATCATTTATTACATGCGTACCCAACACAATCTATTTGTGGGTGAAGGAACAGCAGAAAAAATTAAAATTGAAATTGGCGCAGCTATTGAAGATTTAGACCAAGGACCAGAAGATTTAATGGTGCAAGGGCGTGACTTGTTAACAGGGAAACCAAAACAAGTAAATGTATCATATAGAGAAATTGCCAAAGCATTAGACAAATCTATTCAGCGTATTGAAGATGCTGTAATGGAAACCTTGTCACAAACACCTCCAGAATTGGCTGCCGATATTTACAATACTGGTATCTATTTAGCAGGTGGTGGATCAATGTTAAGAGGTTTGGATAAACGCATCTCTCAAAAAACCGATTTACCCGTTTATATTGCAGAAGATCCTTTACGAGCTGTGGTTCGCGGAACAGGAATCGTTATTAAAAACATAGAGAAGTTTAAAAGCATTCTTATAAAATAAAAAACGCCAATTTAGTATGCAGCAAATCATTTATTTTATAACAAAAAACAGTACAAAGTTACTGTTTTTGCTGCTTTTAGTAGTTTCATTATACTTAACCGTACAAAGCCATTCGTACCACCAAAGCCAAGTGCTTCACAGTGCAAATGTTGTTTCGGGAACTATTTATGAAAAAACAAATAGCATCACCGAATATTTGCATTTAAAAGAAGAAAATGAACGTTTGGCAGAAGAAAACGTGAAAATGAAACAAATTCTGTACAACAGCCAATTGATTGTTGACAGTACTTTTGCGGTGAATCCAGAAATGCGTATTGCCCAAGACTATAAAATGTTTAAGGCAAAAATCATTAAAAATTCTTTTTTTAAAAAAGAAAATTACCTCACTATAAAAGGCGGAAAATTAAACGGGATTAAAAAAGACATGGGCGTTATAAACGCTAAAGGCGTAATTGGCATTGTGGAAAATGTATCAAAAAATTATGCCACCGTGCAAAGCATTTTAAACAGACACACTAAAATTGGTGCAAAGGTGAGCAACACCAACCACTTTGGAACCATTACCTGGGACGGAAAAAACACCGGATTTGTTCAACTTACCGATATTCCTAAATTGGCAGCACTGCGCAAAGGCGATTCTATTGTAACCGGCGGTATTTCTACAATTTTTCCGGAAAATATTCCTGTGGGAGTGGTTGATAAAGTGTTTACGTCTAAAAATTCAAATTTTTACACTATCAACGTGCGTTTGTTTAACGATATGACCAATATTAGTTCGGTTTATTTAATCGAGCACGTGCACATAAAAGAAATTTCACAACTCGAAGAAGAAACAGTAAGCGATGAATAACACCACACTTCTCAATACTTTTCGTTTTATTGTTCTTGTATTTTTTCAGGTAACAGTATTCAACAATATTCATTTTTTTGGATTTGTAACCCCATACCCTTATATTTTATTTATTTTATTATATCCTTTAAACACCAACCGACATTTATTCTTGATTTTAAGTTTTGTTTTGGGATTAATTCTCGACATTTTCAACAACTCGGGCGGTGTGCATACCACAGCCTGCATAACATTGGCGTTTGTTCGTGAAAATTTGTTAAAAATGGCATTTGGTTATAGTTATGAATTCCATATGATGCATATCACCGATAAGTTTTCTTCTGAATTGGTTACTTACGTTATCACCTCGGTTTTAATACATCATACCGTACTTATTTCACTAGAAGTTTTTAACTTTAGCTTTATTTTGGAGATTTTATTGCGAATTGTAACTTCAGCTGCTTTTACAATCCTTTTAATTTTTCTTATAATAGGATTAATTAAATCGCCACGAAAATGAGAAAACTGTTATTTCCCATCATCATCATTTTGGCTGCAATTGTTATTGTGGCAAGGCTTTTTTATTTACAGGTAATAGATGATTCTTTCTTAAAAAAAGCAGATATAAATGCTTTAAAGATTGTTTACGATTATCCAGAGCGCGGTTATATTTATGATAGAAATGGACAACTTTTAGTAGCCAATCAGCCCAGTTATGATATCATGGTGATTCCAAATGAAGCTAAAAATATTGATACTTTAGAAATTTGCAACATTTTAGAAATCACCAAAGAAGATTATATTAAAAAATTAGAA is from Paenimyroides aestuarii and encodes:
- the purH gene encoding bifunctional phosphoribosylaminoimidazolecarboxamide formyltransferase/IMP cyclohydrolase, producing MSTSKQIQSALISVFDKNGLEPIVKELHKNNVTIYSTGGTETFIKDLGIPVVPVEDVTSYPSILGGRVKTLHPKIFGGILNRQDNETDVQQMIDYAIPQIDLVIVDLYPFEKTVASGADEAAIIEKIDIGGISLIRAGAKNFKDTVIVASVDEYETFLNFYTSENGATTLAQRKYLAAKAFHVSSHYDGAIFNYFNQEINEPVLKISQGEAQTLRYGENPHQKGIFFGNFDEMFEKLHGKELSYNNLLDVDAAVNLMNEFKGDAPTFAILKHNNACGVAQKPTMKEAYLAALAGDPTSAFGGVLIANGNIDKETATEINNLFCEIVIAPSYDADAVAILQEKKNRIILIIKDIELPKTQVRTCLNGILFQDKDNVTDTKEHLTNVTTLVADTKQIEDLLFASKICKHTKSNTIVLAKNKELCASGTGQTSRVDALKQAIDKANAFGIDLTDAVMASDAFFPFPDCVEIAKKAGIAAVIQPGGSIKDNLSIDYCNENQMVMVTTGIRHFKH
- a CDS encoding rod shape-determining protein MreD codes for the protein MNNTTLLNTFRFIVLVFFQVTVFNNIHFFGFVTPYPYILFILLYPLNTNRHLFLILSFVLGLILDIFNNSGGVHTTACITLAFVRENLLKMAFGYSYEFHMMHITDKFSSELVTYVITSVLIHHTVLISLEVFNFSFILEILLRIVTSAAFTILLIFLIIGLIKSPRK
- the mreC gene encoding rod shape-determining protein MreC, whose product is MQQIIYFITKNSTKLLFLLLLVVSLYLTVQSHSYHQSQVLHSANVVSGTIYEKTNSITEYLHLKEENERLAEENVKMKQILYNSQLIVDSTFAVNPEMRIAQDYKMFKAKIIKNSFFKKENYLTIKGGKLNGIKKDMGVINAKGVIGIVENVSKNYATVQSILNRHTKIGAKVSNTNHFGTITWDGKNTGFVQLTDIPKLAALRKGDSIVTGGISTIFPENIPVGVVDKVFTSKNSNFYTINVRLFNDMTNISSVYLIEHVHIKEISQLEEETVSDE
- a CDS encoding rod shape-determining protein; the encoded protein is MGFFDFMTEEIAMDLGTANTLIIHNGKVVVDSPSIVARDRVSGKIIAVGKEASLMQGKTHDNIKTIRPLKDGVIADFDASEKMISLFIKSIPALKKRLFTPALRMVVCIPSGITEVEMRAVKESCERVNGKEVYLIHEPMAAAIGIGVDIMQPKGNMIVDIGGGTTEIAVLALGGIVCDKSVKIAGDVFTNDIIYYMRTQHNLFVGEGTAEKIKIEIGAAIEDLDQGPEDLMVQGRDLLTGKPKQVNVSYREIAKALDKSIQRIEDAVMETLSQTPPELAADIYNTGIYLAGGGSMLRGLDKRISQKTDLPVYIAEDPLRAVVRGTGIVIKNIEKFKSILIK